The Nocardioides panzhihuensis genome has a segment encoding these proteins:
- a CDS encoding PLP-dependent aminotransferase family protein yields the protein MPRGRIGATALAGLLGQWQGDGPAYENLAERIQLLLIDGRLSADVRLPSERELSERLMLSRTTITAAYRRLRERGYALSVQGSGTTTKLPPTAPDSFTEGGEIDLVRATLPATRRLPEAAVEATRRLADHMAGPGYTLWGIEELRAEIAARYTVRGLPTDPDQIMVTTGGQSAIALLARTVISRGDRAYAESPSYPNAYDALSLAGARIITSPVTTDAGWDMPAMEAAIARTTPVMAYVMPDFHNPTSRSMSTEDRLRLLHAAAKVDTLVVVDDTTAELDIDRSQTFPPLAAMADEQQARVVHIGSASKMLWGGLRIGWIRADPVLLTQIASGRSATDLGTPIWEQLVTTILFQHLPEILEERAAQLAAGRAALYHAMRQHLPDWELPPRLDGGLSAWVGLPAPVSSQLTLAARPHGLLVTAGPRFGVDGAYERHLRLAITPRPELVRRGVEILAEVWPRAASAPALTLTTAEAVV from the coding sequence ATGCCTCGCGGAAGAATCGGTGCCACAGCCCTCGCTGGCCTGCTCGGTCAGTGGCAAGGTGACGGCCCGGCGTACGAGAACCTCGCCGAGCGGATCCAGCTGCTGCTGATCGACGGGCGGCTCTCCGCCGACGTGCGACTGCCCTCCGAGCGCGAGCTCTCCGAGCGGCTGATGCTGAGCCGTACGACGATCACCGCCGCCTACCGTCGGCTGCGGGAGCGCGGCTACGCGCTGAGCGTCCAGGGCTCGGGCACCACGACGAAGCTTCCGCCCACCGCGCCCGACTCCTTCACCGAGGGCGGCGAGATCGACCTGGTCAGGGCCACCCTGCCCGCCACCCGGCGGCTCCCGGAGGCCGCCGTCGAGGCGACCCGGCGGCTGGCCGATCACATGGCCGGACCCGGCTACACGCTATGGGGCATCGAGGAGCTCCGCGCTGAGATCGCGGCGCGCTACACCGTGCGCGGCCTGCCGACCGATCCCGACCAGATCATGGTGACCACCGGCGGCCAGAGCGCGATCGCCCTGCTCGCCCGCACCGTGATCAGCCGCGGCGACCGGGCCTACGCCGAGAGCCCGTCCTACCCCAACGCGTACGACGCCCTGAGCCTCGCCGGAGCCCGGATCATCACGAGCCCGGTGACCACCGACGCCGGTTGGGACATGCCCGCGATGGAGGCGGCCATCGCCCGGACCACCCCCGTGATGGCGTACGTCATGCCCGACTTCCACAACCCGACGTCTCGCTCGATGTCGACCGAGGACCGGCTCCGCCTGCTGCACGCTGCAGCGAAGGTCGACACCCTTGTGGTGGTCGACGACACCACCGCCGAGCTGGACATCGACCGCAGCCAGACCTTCCCGCCGCTCGCCGCGATGGCGGACGAGCAGCAGGCCCGGGTCGTTCACATCGGCTCGGCGAGCAAGATGCTGTGGGGCGGGCTGCGGATCGGCTGGATCCGGGCCGACCCGGTGCTGCTGACCCAGATCGCCAGCGGACGCTCCGCCACCGACCTCGGCACCCCGATCTGGGAGCAGCTGGTCACCACCATCCTGTTCCAGCATCTCCCCGAGATCCTCGAGGAGCGCGCCGCGCAGCTCGCCGCCGGCCGGGCCGCGCTCTACCACGCGATGCGCCAGCACCTTCCCGACTGGGAGCTGCCGCCGCGTCTCGACGGCGGGCTCTCCGCCTGGGTCGGTCTCCCCGCTCCGGTGAGCTCGCAGCTCACCCTCGCCGCCAGGCCGCACGGGCTGCTCGTCACCGCCGGTCCTCGGTTCGGGGTCGACGGGGCGTACGAGCGTCACCTGCGACTGGCGATCACGCCCCGTCCCGAGCTCGTCCGCCGTGGTGTCGAGATCCTCGCCGAGGTCTGGCCCCGCGCCGCCTCCGCCCCTGCGCTGACCCTCACCACCGCCGAGGCCGTGGTCTGA
- a CDS encoding DUF1152 domain-containing protein → MSTLYVASGGGGDALGALLARRVLEPDAGSRALVSTCAWERLRIDPVPGPRSRGDFIGLRLIDGVRAEISTSADTLPSGRSVLPRLAGDVDARLVLHDFAGGAIGLGRQLTHFARALGVDALTVVDVGGDIVARGDEAGLLSPLADSLTLAAALDVDLPVRLAVLGPGVDGELSAEQVTAILRDVGGKRAGALVAADVDRFREPLSWHPTEATTLAAAAAYGLRGAVEMRRGHAPVPVTEESAAVWLVEDLDPHDFPLARALRDTRSLGSAESIIRTIAVDELDYERRRARQRREEQPPPLAAAELARAGLARGASHITTRRLLDATSGDVPSYESARFEGLGLWALDAMARG, encoded by the coding sequence GTGAGCACTCTCTACGTCGCGTCCGGTGGTGGGGGTGATGCCCTCGGCGCGCTCTTGGCGCGCAGGGTTCTCGAACCCGACGCAGGGAGCAGGGCTCTCGTCTCGACCTGCGCTTGGGAGCGGCTTCGGATCGACCCGGTGCCGGGGCCGCGCTCGCGGGGTGACTTCATCGGATTACGCCTGATCGACGGCGTACGTGCCGAGATATCGACCTCGGCGGACACGCTTCCTTCCGGTCGGTCCGTCTTGCCGCGGTTGGCCGGTGACGTCGATGCGCGTCTTGTGCTGCACGACTTCGCGGGTGGGGCGATCGGGCTGGGACGGCAGCTCACCCACTTCGCCCGGGCCTTGGGCGTGGACGCTCTCACCGTTGTCGATGTCGGCGGTGACATCGTCGCTCGTGGCGACGAGGCCGGACTGCTGAGCCCGTTGGCCGACTCGCTGACGCTGGCCGCGGCCCTCGACGTGGATCTTCCGGTCCGGCTCGCCGTGCTCGGTCCCGGTGTGGACGGGGAGCTGTCGGCGGAGCAGGTGACGGCGATCCTGCGCGACGTCGGCGGGAAGCGTGCGGGAGCACTCGTGGCGGCGGATGTGGACAGGTTCCGCGAACCGCTCAGCTGGCACCCCACCGAGGCGACAACGCTGGCAGCGGCCGCTGCGTACGGCCTACGGGGTGCCGTGGAGATGAGGCGGGGGCACGCGCCGGTTCCGGTGACCGAGGAGAGCGCCGCGGTGTGGCTCGTCGAGGACCTGGACCCTCACGACTTTCCGCTCGCCCGCGCGCTGAGGGACACCCGCAGCCTGGGGAGCGCCGAGTCGATCATCCGAACCATCGCCGTCGACGAGCTCGACTACGAGCGGCGACGGGCGCGGCAGCGCCGCGAGGAGCAGCCACCGCCGCTCGCGGCCGCCGAGCTCGCCAGAGCCGGCCTTGCCCGCGGCGCCTCACACATCACGACCCGCCGGCTCCTGGATGCAACCAGTGGGGACGTACCGAGCTACGAGTCGGCGCGCTTCGAGGGCCTGGGGCTGTGGGCGCTGGATGCCATGGCACGCGGCTGA
- a CDS encoding N-acetylmuramoyl-L-alanine amidase: protein MAVTEAVRRRASLAAVALLVLPVAACSAGRAPTSGPASSAGPGAAPSASASGSVSTENVFAGAVVGIDPGHNGGNAGAPEVINEPVWNGRSQSPCNTTGTATDDGYPETDFTWAVATKLAADLRASGAKVVMTRDSNDGVGPCIDKRAKIINDAKADVAIDIHADGAATSERGYSLLVPVPSGTNDEVVQPSRRYARMLRTELRKTGMPLASYLGEGGFVERDDLAGLNLTTVPQVLLETGNMRNAQDARLLKSDRFQARVAAAIKRAMAAYLRSR, encoded by the coding sequence ATGGCTGTGACCGAAGCCGTACGCCGGAGGGCATCTCTCGCGGCCGTCGCGCTGCTTGTGCTGCCGGTGGCCGCGTGCAGCGCCGGTCGTGCCCCGACCTCGGGACCCGCCTCGTCCGCGGGTCCCGGGGCAGCGCCGTCCGCGTCGGCCTCCGGGTCGGTGTCGACCGAGAACGTCTTCGCGGGGGCCGTGGTCGGGATCGACCCGGGACACAACGGCGGCAACGCGGGCGCGCCCGAGGTGATCAACGAGCCGGTGTGGAACGGGCGCTCGCAGAGCCCGTGCAACACCACCGGCACCGCGACCGACGACGGCTACCCGGAGACCGACTTCACCTGGGCGGTGGCCACGAAGCTCGCCGCCGACCTGCGGGCCTCCGGCGCGAAGGTGGTCATGACCCGGGACAGCAACGACGGGGTCGGGCCGTGCATCGACAAGCGGGCCAAGATCATCAACGACGCGAAGGCCGACGTCGCGATCGACATCCATGCCGATGGCGCTGCCACCTCGGAGCGCGGCTACTCGCTGCTGGTCCCGGTGCCCTCGGGCACCAACGACGAGGTCGTCCAGCCCTCGCGACGCTACGCCCGGATGCTCCGTACCGAGTTGCGGAAGACCGGGATGCCGTTGGCCTCCTACCTCGGCGAGGGCGGGTTCGTGGAGCGCGACGACCTCGCCGGCCTCAATCTGACCACCGTGCCGCAGGTGCTGCTCGAGACGGGCAACATGCGCAACGCCCAGGACGCGCGCCTGCTGAAGTCCGACCGGTTCCAGGCGAGGGTGGCCGCCGCCATCAAACGGGCGATGGCGGCGTACCTCCGCTCACGCTGA
- a CDS encoding HNH endonuclease — protein sequence MNETVDQLLTGPPLGASEGELVDWISRLEEIKCVAEAAQAEAAVRLEEATRARQAEAGIPARKLGEGVASQIALARRVSPAKGATLLGLAKILLAEMPHTFALMKAGLFSQWQATILAREAACLSMEDRRVIDYQLCAPSPDGEPPAVVTMGLRQLENAAKKLAITLDQESVVNRAANAEKDRRVSVRPAPDTMTWLGALLPVKDGVAVYAALDQAAKAAQAAGDERTRGQVMADTLVDRVAGRDGVDAKPRIEVKIVMTADALAADSDQPAMVESYGPVPAAWARESLADAEVFVRRLFTDPAGQLVAMESRSRKAPEGLAEFIAARDGGICRTNGCDAPIRNVDHVERHADGGTTNAENLQGLCERCNQAKEALGWQARPGPDGSIITITPTGHIYTSPPPDTWRPDPPLLSRAEFMLRDVLLDHDLAA from the coding sequence ATGAACGAGACCGTCGACCAGCTCCTCACCGGGCCGCCCCTGGGCGCGTCCGAGGGCGAGCTGGTCGACTGGATCTCTCGTCTCGAAGAGATCAAGTGTGTGGCTGAGGCCGCGCAGGCAGAAGCAGCGGTACGCCTCGAGGAAGCCACCCGCGCCCGGCAGGCCGAGGCCGGGATCCCCGCCCGCAAGCTCGGCGAAGGCGTGGCCTCGCAGATCGCGCTGGCGAGGCGCGTCTCACCGGCCAAGGGCGCCACACTGCTCGGGCTGGCGAAGATCCTTCTCGCGGAGATGCCCCACACCTTCGCTCTGATGAAGGCGGGCCTGTTCTCGCAGTGGCAGGCCACGATCCTCGCCCGCGAAGCCGCCTGCCTCTCGATGGAGGACCGGCGGGTCATCGACTACCAGCTCTGCGCGCCCAGCCCCGACGGCGAACCGCCTGCTGTGGTGACGATGGGACTGCGACAGCTCGAGAACGCCGCCAAGAAGCTCGCCATCACCCTCGACCAGGAATCCGTCGTCAACCGAGCCGCGAACGCAGAGAAAGACCGCCGAGTCAGCGTGCGACCGGCACCGGACACGATGACCTGGCTGGGTGCGCTGCTCCCGGTCAAGGACGGCGTTGCCGTCTACGCCGCACTCGATCAGGCGGCCAAGGCTGCCCAAGCTGCTGGGGATGAACGGACCCGCGGACAGGTCATGGCCGACACCCTGGTAGACCGTGTCGCCGGACGTGACGGCGTCGATGCGAAGCCTCGGATCGAGGTCAAGATCGTGATGACCGCCGACGCGTTGGCTGCTGACAGCGACCAGCCCGCGATGGTGGAGAGCTACGGACCTGTCCCTGCTGCTTGGGCGCGTGAGTCGCTCGCCGATGCCGAGGTCTTCGTCCGTCGCTTGTTCACCGACCCGGCCGGGCAGCTGGTCGCGATGGAGTCCCGCTCCCGCAAAGCACCTGAAGGCCTGGCTGAGTTCATCGCCGCCCGCGACGGCGGGATCTGTCGCACCAACGGCTGTGACGCCCCGATCCGCAACGTCGACCACGTCGAACGCCACGCAGACGGCGGCACCACCAACGCCGAAAATCTTCAAGGTCTCTGTGAGAGATGCAACCAGGCGAAAGAAGCCCTCGGTTGGCAAGCCAGACCCGGACCTGACGGCAGCATCATCACCATCACGCCCACCGGGCACATCTACACCAGCCCACCACCCGACACCTGGCGACCAGACCCACCACTACTGTCCCGGGCGGAGTTCATGCTGCGCGACGTACTCCTCGACCATGACCTCGCTGCTTAG
- a CDS encoding MarR family winged helix-turn-helix transcriptional regulator, translating into MSKHTIGYVAWRLAMRLRVSMDRALAPLGLTHAQYSLIASLHGLRAAGAPTQKQLADLTGLEPMYVSKLARQLEAKGWVERVRDTKDTRAVRLAITPEGTEVTREAIAVTSRLLDQLTAPLGGRDSRRAAEAQAALEAMLAAPIDTDPTPGD; encoded by the coding sequence ATGAGCAAGCACACGATCGGGTACGTCGCGTGGCGCCTGGCCATGCGTCTACGGGTGTCGATGGACAGGGCGCTCGCGCCCCTCGGTCTCACCCACGCGCAGTACTCCCTCATCGCCTCCCTCCACGGCCTCCGTGCCGCGGGGGCCCCGACCCAGAAGCAGCTGGCCGACCTCACCGGACTCGAGCCGATGTACGTCTCCAAGCTCGCCCGCCAGCTCGAGGCGAAGGGCTGGGTCGAGCGCGTCCGAGACACCAAGGACACCCGGGCCGTACGCCTCGCCATCACCCCCGAGGGCACCGAGGTGACCCGCGAGGCGATCGCGGTGACCAGCCGGTTGCTCGACCAGCTCACCGCACCGCTCGGTGGCCGCGACAGCCGTCGCGCCGCCGAGGCGCAAGCAGCGCTCGAGGCGATGCTCGCCGCACCCATCGACACCGATCCCACACCTGGAGACTGA
- a CDS encoding MmcQ/YjbR family DNA-binding protein, whose protein sequence is MAERPEVPRAMVARLREILTAFPKCIEEDAWVGVRWQVGKASVAHVFGGEDQLFRIMFRGEPDEVVAFEHLGHPYFKAGWGGNVVGMILDDETDWDEVTELLTDSYCIQAPAKLADLVERPTVRSE, encoded by the coding sequence ATGGCTGAGCGTCCTGAGGTGCCCCGAGCGATGGTGGCGCGGTTGAGGGAGATCCTCACCGCGTTCCCGAAGTGCATCGAGGAGGACGCCTGGGTAGGTGTGCGCTGGCAGGTCGGCAAGGCGTCGGTCGCGCACGTCTTCGGTGGTGAGGACCAGCTCTTCCGGATCATGTTCCGCGGTGAGCCTGACGAGGTGGTGGCCTTCGAACACCTGGGTCATCCCTACTTCAAGGCCGGCTGGGGCGGCAATGTCGTCGGGATGATCCTCGACGACGAGACCGACTGGGACGAGGTCACCGAGCTCCTCACCGACTCCTACTGCATCCAGGCCCCGGCGAAGCTGGCTGATCTCGTCGAGCGTCCGACCGTGCGGTCGGAGTAG
- a CDS encoding long-chain fatty acid--CoA ligase: MLGLIQDAPLTIETIIRRAERVFPTREIVTKTATGLERNTFKDLAVEVRKQAGVLDRLGISEGGRVASFAWNTLRHLALYYSVPCTGRVLHTGNIRYFPEQLVYTFNHAEDEAVFVDRSLLGLLAPLLPQLTTLKHVIVMDDGAPTPFPDDPRVVSYEELMADAEEVAIDGRVTDERAAAGICYTSGTTGNPKGVLYSHRSQYLHALASLAGSLFGTNDRDRVLPVVPFFHANGWGFAHSSLLAGSNLILPGPDLSPAGIIKLLEAEKVTIAAGVPTIWMGMVPLLKDADLSSLRVVICGGSAVPKSLSEAWREAIGLPITQAWGMTEMSPLGSVFNERAEIAGLSEEEKADYRTSPGIPAVGVELRIVEPGTTDELPWDGETTGELECRGPWIASGYYKVDAPSSFSPDGWLRTGDIAAIDPLGYVRIVDRTKDLVKSGGEWISTVAIENLIMGHPSIAEAAVVAVPHPKWGERPLAFAVVKEGESITKEELLGYLAESLGKWQVPDDVVFIDEVPKTSVGKFSKKTLREEHSDYKLPTA, translated from the coding sequence ATGCTAGGACTGATCCAGGACGCACCGCTGACCATCGAAACGATCATCCGGCGCGCCGAGCGCGTCTTCCCGACGCGGGAGATCGTCACCAAGACCGCCACAGGTCTGGAGCGCAACACGTTCAAGGACCTCGCCGTGGAGGTGCGAAAGCAGGCCGGAGTGCTCGACCGGCTGGGCATCTCCGAGGGCGGCCGGGTGGCGAGCTTCGCGTGGAACACCCTTCGCCACCTGGCGCTCTACTACTCCGTCCCGTGCACCGGCCGGGTGCTGCACACCGGCAACATCCGCTACTTCCCCGAGCAGCTCGTCTACACGTTCAACCACGCCGAGGACGAGGCTGTCTTCGTGGATCGGTCGCTGCTCGGTCTCCTGGCCCCGCTCCTTCCCCAGCTGACCACGCTCAAGCACGTGATCGTGATGGACGACGGGGCGCCGACACCGTTCCCCGACGACCCCCGGGTCGTCTCCTACGAGGAGCTGATGGCCGACGCCGAGGAGGTGGCGATCGACGGCCGGGTCACCGACGAGCGCGCCGCCGCCGGGATCTGCTACACCTCCGGCACCACCGGCAATCCGAAGGGTGTCCTCTACTCGCACCGCTCCCAGTACCTGCACGCCCTGGCCTCCCTGGCCGGCAGCCTCTTCGGCACCAACGACCGAGACCGCGTACTGCCGGTCGTGCCGTTCTTCCACGCCAACGGCTGGGGCTTCGCCCACTCTTCGCTGCTGGCGGGGTCCAACCTGATCCTGCCCGGGCCCGACCTCTCGCCCGCCGGCATCATCAAGCTCCTCGAGGCCGAGAAGGTGACGATCGCCGCCGGCGTACCCACGATCTGGATGGGCATGGTCCCGCTCCTGAAGGACGCCGACCTCTCCTCGCTGCGCGTGGTGATCTGCGGCGGGTCCGCGGTGCCGAAGTCGCTCTCGGAGGCCTGGCGCGAGGCGATCGGTCTGCCGATCACCCAGGCGTGGGGCATGACCGAGATGTCGCCGCTCGGCAGCGTCTTCAACGAGCGGGCCGAGATCGCCGGCCTGTCCGAGGAGGAGAAGGCGGACTACCGTACGTCGCCGGGCATCCCGGCCGTCGGTGTCGAGCTCCGCATCGTGGAGCCCGGGACCACCGACGAGCTCCCCTGGGACGGTGAGACGACCGGCGAGCTCGAGTGCCGTGGCCCGTGGATCGCGTCGGGCTACTACAAGGTCGACGCGCCGAGCTCCTTCTCTCCTGACGGCTGGCTGCGCACCGGTGACATCGCCGCGATCGACCCGCTCGGCTACGTACGCATCGTCGACCGCACCAAGGACCTGGTGAAGTCCGGTGGCGAGTGGATCTCGACCGTCGCGATCGAGAACCTGATCATGGGCCACCCGAGCATCGCCGAGGCCGCGGTCGTCGCGGTGCCGCATCCCAAGTGGGGTGAGCGGCCGCTGGCGTTCGCGGTGGTCAAGGAGGGCGAGTCGATCACCAAGGAAGAGCTGCTCGGCTACCTCGCCGAGAGCCTCGGCAAGTGGCAGGTGCCGGACGACGTGGTCTTCATCGACGAGGTGCCCAAGACCTCGGTCGGCAAGTTCTCCAAGAAGACCCTGCGCGAGGAGCACTCCGACTACAAGCTGCCCACGGCCTAG
- a CDS encoding BTAD domain-containing putative transcriptional regulator, which produces MRVRVLGAVELVDGDGTAQRLSRTRRTLLALLAAARGAPVSSDLLVDELWRGSPPATGVNLLHQRVRDLRRALGEDRRQLQRRANGYALVGADIDQARFEELVEQGRVSAEAGDHERASMLLDAALGLWAGGAYGAVGESPMIATEAARLDELRLVAVESRAAADLALGRQAAVVGDLAPVVRANPLRERLWLLLMTALWQSGRTAEALAAYQRLFRVLRDELGVEPSKDVRDLHLRILDGDDPEPGSARTHEGVVPRQLPPVVTTFAGREDHLTALDQLVAERIDGGGRAVVISAIAGTAGIGKTTLALYWAHRAAPRFPDGQVFVNLRGFDPHDALDPLDALGVVLEAFGVERTRQPQDIDGRAGLLRSRLAGKRVLLVLDNARDSEQVRSLLPGSPGCMTLVTSRNRLSGLVAEAGARPMELGLLDDEEAYELLAGRLGKERLLDEPEAVDRIISLCASLPLALSVVAARAATRPAYALADLADELGESRLDGFGGGRGDLRATFSWSVRHLSEPAAHLFRLIGLHPGPSFTVLAAASLAGISRAAARRLLDELTEANLVTEVAPGRFVLHDLLREYAADLAAGEPASLREEAELRMIDHYVFSARSVHSAYDPHQNHLVATEPMRPGVTIEVVGDSGAALAWFAMQLPVLARVIDGAVARGIASDRIVLLIGALERLLDLQGRWIELASLAEAALPGVRHRVSQGGDPAGLGVVHRAAGAACGRLGRVDDALDHLGRALDLATESADLAAEGKTLHRLATLATASGDHAGAAVYAARAAEVFARAGDPIRAAWTTGRLGLYAALDGEYEAGLRHCEAALAELRRVAPGYRSEGNVIATIGWIHQRLGAVDEAAGHFEEAVTKLRAAGDLPGLADALGHLAETRAALGKHEDARCAREESDSILAQLG; this is translated from the coding sequence GTGCGGGTCCGGGTCCTTGGTGCCGTCGAGCTGGTCGATGGCGACGGCACGGCGCAGAGGCTGTCGCGCACGCGGCGTACGCTGCTTGCGCTTCTGGCCGCCGCGCGTGGAGCACCGGTCTCCTCCGACCTGTTGGTCGATGAGCTGTGGAGGGGTTCACCCCCGGCGACGGGGGTGAACCTCCTCCACCAGCGTGTTCGCGACCTGCGTCGGGCACTCGGCGAGGATCGCCGCCAGCTGCAGCGCCGAGCGAACGGCTACGCGCTGGTCGGAGCGGACATCGACCAGGCCCGCTTCGAGGAGCTGGTCGAGCAGGGCCGTGTCTCCGCAGAGGCCGGGGACCACGAGCGGGCCAGCATGCTCCTCGATGCAGCCCTAGGACTCTGGGCCGGGGGTGCCTACGGAGCGGTCGGGGAGTCGCCGATGATCGCGACCGAAGCCGCCCGGCTCGACGAGCTGCGTCTGGTCGCCGTCGAGTCCAGAGCCGCCGCCGACCTGGCGCTCGGCCGGCAGGCCGCGGTGGTGGGTGACCTGGCTCCGGTCGTCCGGGCGAATCCGCTCCGGGAGCGCCTGTGGCTGCTGCTGATGACGGCACTGTGGCAGTCGGGCCGCACGGCCGAGGCCTTGGCCGCCTACCAGCGGCTCTTCCGGGTCCTCCGAGATGAGCTCGGGGTCGAGCCGTCCAAGGACGTACGCGACCTGCACCTGCGGATCCTCGACGGAGACGATCCCGAGCCCGGGTCGGCGCGGACCCACGAGGGAGTCGTGCCGCGGCAGCTGCCGCCGGTCGTCACGACCTTCGCCGGGCGCGAGGACCATCTGACCGCGCTGGACCAGCTGGTCGCCGAGCGGATCGACGGGGGCGGACGGGCAGTGGTGATCTCCGCGATCGCGGGCACCGCAGGGATCGGCAAGACCACGCTCGCGTTGTACTGGGCGCACCGGGCCGCTCCGCGCTTCCCGGACGGACAGGTGTTCGTGAACCTGCGCGGCTTCGACCCTCACGACGCGCTTGACCCTCTGGACGCACTCGGGGTGGTGCTCGAGGCGTTCGGGGTGGAGCGAACCCGCCAGCCTCAGGACATCGACGGCCGCGCCGGGCTGCTGCGCAGCAGGCTCGCCGGCAAGCGCGTGCTGCTGGTGCTCGACAACGCCCGTGACAGCGAGCAGGTCCGCTCGCTCCTCCCCGGCAGTCCTGGGTGTATGACCCTGGTGACCAGCCGGAACAGGCTCTCCGGGCTGGTCGCCGAAGCTGGGGCGCGACCGATGGAGCTCGGCTTGCTCGACGACGAAGAGGCCTATGAGCTGCTGGCCGGGAGGCTCGGCAAGGAGCGGCTCCTGGACGAGCCGGAGGCGGTGGATCGGATCATCTCGCTGTGTGCCTCGTTGCCGCTGGCGCTGTCGGTCGTGGCCGCGCGGGCGGCGACTCGCCCGGCCTACGCTCTCGCCGACCTGGCCGACGAGCTCGGTGAGTCCCGCCTGGACGGGTTCGGCGGCGGTCGCGGTGACCTCCGGGCGACCTTCTCGTGGTCGGTCCGGCACCTGTCCGAGCCGGCTGCCCACCTGTTTCGGCTGATCGGCCTGCATCCCGGGCCGTCGTTCACCGTCCTGGCCGCCGCCAGCCTTGCCGGGATCTCCCGAGCGGCGGCTCGGCGCCTGCTCGACGAGCTCACCGAGGCCAACCTGGTGACCGAGGTCGCCCCCGGCCGGTTCGTGCTGCACGACCTGCTGCGGGAGTACGCCGCCGACCTCGCCGCGGGCGAGCCGGCCTCGCTGCGTGAGGAGGCCGAGCTGCGGATGATCGACCACTATGTCTTCAGTGCACGGTCGGTGCACAGCGCCTACGACCCCCATCAGAACCATCTCGTCGCCACCGAGCCGATGCGTCCCGGGGTCACGATCGAGGTCGTCGGCGACAGCGGTGCGGCGTTGGCGTGGTTCGCCATGCAGCTGCCCGTGCTGGCGCGGGTGATCGACGGCGCTGTCGCCCGAGGCATCGCCTCCGACCGGATCGTCCTGCTCATCGGCGCCCTCGAGCGCCTGCTCGACCTCCAAGGGCGCTGGATCGAGCTCGCCTCCCTGGCCGAGGCCGCGCTGCCGGGTGTGCGCCACCGGGTCTCGCAGGGCGGCGACCCGGCCGGACTCGGCGTCGTGCACCGCGCCGCGGGCGCGGCCTGCGGGCGCCTGGGGCGCGTCGACGACGCCCTCGACCACCTCGGTCGGGCCCTCGACCTGGCGACGGAGTCCGCCGACCTGGCGGCAGAGGGCAAGACCCTGCACCGGCTGGCCACACTGGCCACGGCCTCCGGTGATCATGCCGGCGCAGCGGTGTACGCGGCTCGGGCGGCGGAGGTCTTCGCTCGCGCCGGCGATCCGATCCGTGCGGCCTGGACGACCGGCCGGCTGGGTCTCTATGCAGCCCTCGACGGCGAGTACGAGGCCGGGCTCCGCCACTGCGAGGCCGCTCTCGCGGAGCTGCGCCGGGTCGCGCCGGGCTATCGCAGCGAGGGCAACGTCATCGCCACCATCGGTTGGATCCACCAGCGGCTCGGCGCGGTCGACGAGGCGGCCGGGCACTTCGAGGAGGCGGTGACCAAGCTGCGTGCCGCCGGTGACCTGCCCGGGCTCGCCGATGCGCTCGGCCACCTGGCTGAGACCCGTGCCGCGCTGGGCAAGCACGAGGATGCCCGCTGCGCGAGGGAAGAGAGCGACTCGATCCTCGCGCAGCTGGGCTGA